In Nicotiana tabacum cultivar K326 chromosome 19, ASM71507v2, whole genome shotgun sequence, one DNA window encodes the following:
- the LOC107814070 gene encoding uncharacterized protein LOC107814070, whose protein sequence is MGACASAPKDLKAEAKAAPLPEQPKEEETTAAAAGSPEVTTVDKEVNGEDEEKKVEDGDVAKPKEDEKVAGDINKSNSLGSLLDETEVEKESVKDEKSSETTEKKPEEAKVEELPASDANKDTDAQQPAAAEEVEKKST, encoded by the exons atgggagctTGTGCTAGTGCACCGAAGGACTTGAAGGCTGAGGCCAAGGCAGCCCCTCTACCGGAGCAACCAAAGGAGGAGGAAACCACCGCCGCCGCCGCCGGCAGCCCGGAGGTGACAACCGTTGACAAGGAGGTgaacggagaagatgaagaaaagaaggtGGAAGATGGTGATGTTGCTAAGCCAAAGGAGGATGAGAAGGTGGCCGGGGATATTAACAAATCCAATTCTCTTGGGTCGTTGCTTGATGAG ACCGAAGTAGAAAAGGAGTCAGTTAAAGATGAGAAAAGCTCGGAAACCACAGAGAAAAAACCAGAAGAAGCAAAGGTGGAGGAACTTCCAGCATCAGATGCCAACAAAGACACTGATGCTCAACAACCAGCTGCTGCAGAAGAGGTTGAAAAGAAATCAACATAG